The following are encoded in a window of Amycolatopsis solani genomic DNA:
- the tal gene encoding transaldolase, whose product MSTDKLAQLSEAGVSIWLDDLSRERLNTGNLAALIRDKHVVGVTTNPTIFANAMSKGDAYDERTRELAAQGADVEATIRDLTTTDVRNAADLFRDVYSATNGVDGRVSIEVDPRLAKDTDKTVVEAQDLWKTVDRPNVLIKIPATEEGLPAITKTLAEGISVNVTLIFSVERYKKVIEAYFAGLEQAKANGHDLRGIHSVASFFVSRVDTEIDKRLEAIGTDEALALRGKAAVANARLAYAAFEELSATDRWQALAADGANAQRPLWASTGVKNPDYSPTLYVDQLVVKDTVNTMPEKTLDEVAAHAQITGDQVTGRAAEAQEVFDRLEAVGIDIRDVFLTLENEGVEKFEKSWIELLETVQGQLDQAKG is encoded by the coding sequence ATGAGCACCGACAAGCTCGCGCAGCTGTCCGAGGCCGGCGTATCGATCTGGCTCGACGACCTTTCGCGGGAACGCCTGAACACCGGCAACCTCGCCGCGCTGATCCGCGACAAGCACGTCGTGGGCGTGACGACCAACCCGACGATCTTCGCCAACGCGATGTCGAAGGGCGACGCCTACGACGAGCGGACCCGTGAACTCGCCGCCCAGGGCGCCGACGTCGAGGCGACCATCCGCGACCTGACCACGACCGACGTGCGCAACGCCGCGGACCTGTTCCGCGACGTCTACTCCGCCACGAACGGCGTCGACGGCCGGGTCTCCATCGAGGTCGACCCGCGCCTGGCCAAGGACACCGACAAGACGGTCGTCGAGGCGCAGGACCTGTGGAAGACCGTGGACCGGCCGAACGTGCTGATCAAGATCCCGGCCACCGAAGAGGGCCTGCCCGCCATCACCAAGACCCTGGCCGAGGGCATCAGCGTCAACGTCACGCTGATCTTCTCCGTCGAGCGGTACAAGAAGGTCATCGAGGCCTACTTCGCCGGCTTGGAGCAGGCGAAGGCCAACGGCCACGACCTGCGCGGCATCCACTCGGTGGCGTCGTTCTTCGTGTCCCGGGTGGACACCGAGATCGACAAGCGCCTGGAAGCCATCGGCACCGACGAAGCCCTGGCGCTGCGCGGGAAGGCGGCCGTCGCCAACGCGCGGCTCGCCTACGCGGCCTTCGAGGAGCTGTCCGCCACCGACCGCTGGCAGGCCCTCGCGGCCGACGGCGCGAACGCGCAGCGCCCGCTGTGGGCGTCGACCGGCGTGAAGAACCCGGACTACTCCCCCACGCTCTACGTCGACCAGCTCGTGGTGAAGGACACCGTCAACACGATGCCGGAGAAGACCCTCGACGAGGTGGCCGCGCACGCGCAGATCACCGGCGACCAGGTCACCGGCCGCGCGGCCGAGGCGCAGGAAGTCTTCGACCGGCTCGAGGCCGTGGGCATCGACATCCGCGACGTCTTCCTCACGCTGGAGAACGAGGGTGTCGAGAAGTTCGAGAAGTCGTGGATCGAGCTTCTGGAGACCGTGCAAGGGCAGCTCGATCAGGCGAAGGGCTGA